One Curtobacterium sp. MCLR17_007 DNA window includes the following coding sequences:
- a CDS encoding NAD(+)/NADH kinase, which yields MEQPVVGLVVHPTKNVQESVTTLQRWNSSGRGRLVARRIDAARIGAVIDVVEDEEFTDIVDLVVALGGDGTMLGAMRLVAKRPVPVLGVNHGNVGFLVEIEPPELEAALERLSAGEYQLEPHHALEAKLTWSGARTDYLAFNDLTIVRRPGAGQVSADLSVGGFGYGYYRADAIVAATPAGSTAYNYAAGGPVLSPALSGSVVTPVAPMAGIDRAVVLAARERYRFDIAEGTRSAALEVDGLVVGEVATGAQIDMRLRKDAGSVVRLDAERHGRTGRVKLSLLDLPVRPDQLVELIPSDLRQKLRREVED from the coding sequence ATGGAGCAGCCCGTCGTCGGTCTCGTCGTGCACCCGACCAAGAACGTGCAGGAGTCCGTCACGACCCTGCAGCGCTGGAACTCCTCCGGCCGTGGACGCCTGGTCGCCCGCCGCATCGACGCCGCCCGCATCGGCGCGGTCATCGACGTGGTCGAGGACGAGGAGTTCACCGACATCGTCGACCTGGTGGTCGCGCTCGGTGGGGACGGCACGATGCTCGGGGCGATGCGCCTCGTCGCGAAGCGCCCGGTGCCGGTGCTCGGCGTCAACCACGGCAACGTCGGGTTCCTGGTCGAGATCGAGCCGCCGGAGCTCGAGGCCGCCCTCGAACGCCTGTCCGCCGGCGAGTACCAGCTCGAGCCGCACCACGCGCTCGAGGCCAAGCTGACGTGGAGCGGCGCCCGCACCGACTACCTCGCCTTCAACGACCTGACCATCGTCCGCCGCCCCGGCGCCGGGCAGGTCTCCGCCGACCTGAGCGTGGGCGGCTTCGGGTACGGGTACTACCGCGCGGACGCCATCGTCGCGGCGACCCCGGCCGGCTCCACCGCGTACAACTACGCCGCGGGCGGTCCGGTCCTGTCCCCCGCGCTCTCCGGGTCCGTCGTCACGCCGGTCGCGCCGATGGCGGGCATCGACCGCGCGGTGGTGCTCGCAGCCCGCGAGCGCTACCGGTTCGACATCGCCGAGGGCACCAGGAGCGCCGCACTCGAGGTCGACGGACTCGTCGTCGGCGAGGTCGCCACGGGCGCGCAGATCGACATGCGGCTGCGCAAGGACGCCGGCAGCGTCGTCCGGCTCGACGCCGAGCGGCACGGACGCACCGGGCGGGTGAAGCTGAGCCTGCTGGACCTGCCCGTCCGACCCGACCAGCTCGTGGAGCTGATCCCGAGCGACCTGCGGCAGAAGCTGCGACGCGAGGTCGAGGACTGA